One Peribacillus simplex NBRC 15720 = DSM 1321 genomic region harbors:
- a CDS encoding Na+/H+ antiporter NhaC family protein — protein sequence MSANNKGNPWALIPFVVFLILFIGSGIITKDFYSFPVIVAISIASAAALAMNRKETFNHKVDIFCKGAGDANIMLMVIIFLLAGAFAEVANGMGAVESTVNLALAVFPQNLLMVGIFIIACFISLSMGTSMGTIVALAPIGVGISEQTDISLALSMAAVIGGAMFGDNLSFISDTTIAAVRTQGTKMKDKFKVNFFIVLPAAIITCAILGILTMGEQADISQHSYNWVKILPYLCVLITALAGVNVFLVLSIGIVFAGIIGLADGSYQPLGVIQKIGEGMAGMYEISFLAILIAGMVAVIKHNGGIDYLLHLVTRNSKTKKGAEFSIAGLVGLTNLSTANNTISIIIAGPLAKNIAEKYGIDPRKSASLLDVFACCIQGLIPYGAQLLVAAGVAKISPISILPYSYYPILIGLCGVVAILIGYPRFQPVDDEMKKRTS from the coding sequence ATGAGTGCAAACAATAAAGGGAATCCATGGGCATTGATCCCATTTGTCGTTTTTTTAATTTTATTTATAGGGTCCGGAATCATCACTAAAGATTTTTATTCATTTCCGGTGATTGTAGCGATTTCAATTGCATCAGCAGCTGCATTGGCAATGAATCGGAAAGAGACATTCAATCATAAGGTTGATATCTTCTGTAAAGGTGCCGGGGACGCCAATATTATGTTAATGGTTATCATTTTCCTTTTAGCAGGCGCTTTTGCCGAAGTTGCAAATGGCATGGGGGCAGTTGAGTCAACGGTTAATCTTGCCTTAGCTGTTTTTCCGCAAAATCTATTAATGGTAGGGATTTTCATTATTGCTTGTTTTATTTCTTTATCTATGGGGACAAGCATGGGAACGATTGTTGCCCTAGCACCTATTGGGGTTGGAATTAGTGAGCAAACCGATATTTCGCTTGCCCTTTCAATGGCGGCCGTTATTGGTGGTGCGATGTTTGGGGATAACCTTTCCTTCATTTCGGATACGACAATCGCTGCAGTTCGAACTCAGGGAACGAAAATGAAGGATAAGTTTAAAGTGAATTTTTTCATCGTTTTACCTGCGGCCATCATCACATGTGCCATCCTTGGAATTTTAACGATGGGTGAACAAGCCGACATCTCCCAGCATTCTTATAATTGGGTGAAGATTCTTCCATATCTTTGCGTATTGATCACTGCATTGGCAGGAGTCAATGTGTTCCTGGTCCTTTCCATCGGAATCGTATTTGCCGGAATTATCGGCTTGGCGGATGGAAGTTATCAACCGTTGGGTGTTATTCAAAAAATCGGAGAAGGGATGGCGGGAATGTATGAAATCTCTTTCCTAGCCATTTTAATTGCAGGCATGGTAGCTGTAATCAAGCATAATGGCGGAATCGATTATCTTCTCCACCTCGTGACCCGAAACAGCAAAACAAAAAAAGGGGCGGAATTCAGCATTGCCGGGCTTGTTGGTTTGACGAACCTTTCCACGGCAAATAACACAATTTCCATTATCATTGCCGGGCCACTTGCCAAAAATATTGCTGAAAAGTATGGGATTGATCCACGTAAATCGGCGAGCTTGCTTGACGTTTTTGCCTGTTGCATCCAGGGGTTGATTCCATATGGGGCACAACTGCTTGTTGCAGCAGGGGTAGCAAAGATTTCTCCGATAAGCATCTTGCCGTATTCATATTACCCAATACTAATTGGACTTTGTGGAGTCGTTGCCATCTTGATTGGCTATCCGCGATTTCAGCCGGTAGATGATGAAATGAAGAAACGTACTTCTTAA
- a CDS encoding chromate transporter, with product MMELWELFSTFFIIGFVSFGGGYAMIPIIESEVSQHGWMTTQQFTDIIAISGMSPGPVTANSAILVGYSTAGLAGAISSALGILLPAIIFVTVIATFFSKLNHYPVIQSMFYGLRPIVTSLILFAAISLALSNHMIAPYFSWHTISLLLVFGLSLFALMKLRWHPAYVIILSGLVGVVLYS from the coding sequence ATGATGGAATTGTGGGAGTTGTTTAGCACCTTCTTTATTATCGGCTTTGTATCGTTTGGAGGCGGATACGCCATGATTCCCATAATAGAATCGGAAGTCTCACAGCATGGATGGATGACGACACAACAATTTACCGATATAATCGCCATTTCCGGTATGTCCCCAGGACCTGTCACCGCCAATAGTGCCATTCTCGTTGGCTATTCGACTGCTGGATTAGCAGGAGCCATATCATCTGCTCTCGGAATCTTGCTACCTGCTATTATATTCGTAACCGTTATAGCCACCTTCTTCAGCAAATTGAATCATTATCCAGTTATTCAATCCATGTTTTATGGATTAAGACCCATTGTCACTAGTTTAATCCTCTTTGCAGCGATCAGTTTAGCACTTTCCAATCATATGATAGCACCGTACTTTTCATGGCATACGATAAGCTTATTACTCGTTTTTGGATTATCGTTATTTGCCCTAATGAAATTACGCTGGCACCCAGCCTATGTAATTATTCTTTCTGGTTTAGTTGGTGTAGTCCTCTATTCATGA
- a CDS encoding chromate transporter gives MSMKGQWKTQFQLFWTFFKIAPVTFGGGFAMIPLIEKEVVEKRKWMKSEEVTDVFALSQSVPGAVAINSATFIGHRIAGMKGACAAMIGVSLPTFLIVLLLGILYFFIQDNPKIESAFISIRASIVAIIAYAAIKIGKTSIVDKSTFCILIVGIPALFFLHPVMVILAGAVAGIVTISIKKKLGYDVKIDRKDMRKEENDFETFMGAGI, from the coding sequence ATGTCAATGAAAGGACAATGGAAAACTCAATTCCAATTATTTTGGACATTTTTTAAAATAGCACCTGTCACATTCGGAGGCGGGTTTGCGATGATCCCTTTAATCGAAAAGGAAGTGGTCGAAAAGAGAAAATGGATGAAAAGCGAAGAAGTTACGGATGTTTTTGCGTTATCTCAGTCCGTACCAGGAGCTGTAGCTATTAACTCCGCCACCTTTATCGGCCATCGAATTGCCGGAATGAAGGGTGCATGCGCAGCCATGATCGGTGTTTCATTACCTACCTTTTTAATTGTTCTGCTCCTAGGCATTTTGTATTTTTTCATTCAGGATAATCCGAAGATAGAATCCGCATTCATATCGATCAGAGCTTCCATAGTAGCTATCATCGCCTATGCGGCTATCAAGATAGGAAAAACGTCTATTGTAGACAAATCAACTTTCTGTATTTTAATAGTAGGAATTCCAGCCCTTTTCTTTCTTCACCCTGTGATGGTTATATTAGCAGGAGCTGTAGCGGGTATTGTGACAATCTCCATTAAGAAAAAATTAGGTTACGATGTCAAGATTGACAGAAAAGATATGAGAAAAGAAGAAAATGATTTCGAAACTTTTATGGGTGCTGGCATATAG